The following is a genomic window from Xenopus laevis strain J_2021 chromosome 2L, Xenopus_laevis_v10.1, whole genome shotgun sequence.
ACTGTGTCTGTCAGGGATGTAAAAAGGACTCTTAACAGAATTAACCCACGCAAAGCTGCTTGTACAGATGGAATCTCAGGTTGCAGTAAACAATTGTCTGCTGTCTTCATTGACATTTCTAACACCTTTTTGAAGAGCACTATTCCTATCTACTTCAGAAATATTACCATTGTTCCTGTTCCCaggaaaaacaatgttttatgaCTGTCGTCCTATATCACTAACCCCAATCGCAACAAAATACTTCTAGAGGTTTTATACTAAGACACATTAAGAACTCTATTCTAGTCAGTTTGGAGCTCCTACAGTTTGCATATTGCCAAAATAGATCCACTGAGGATGCTATTTCATACACAATCCACACCACCCTGGCTCACCTAGACAACAGAGACTGTTATGCATTTAACACAGTCGCCATTCCCACAAAGCTGATCCCGAATCTTTTGGGACTGTACTCTGAGTTAATCTTTGCAACTGAATGTTGCACTTTCTCAAAAACAGATCACAGCATCTACAGATTggcaaagttacatagttaaattgggttgaaaaaaatcaaagtccatcaagttcaaccccatcaaatgaaaacccagcatccatacacacaccctccctacttttaattaaattctatatacccatacctaaacTAACTTtgattagtatcacaatagcctttgatattttgtctgtccaaaaaatcatccaagtccctcttatagtcattaactgaatcagcatcacaacatcacccggcagtgcattccccaacctcactgtcctgactgtgaagaaccctctacgttgcttcaaatgaaagttcttttcttctagtctgaaggggaggcctctggtacgtgattctctttatgggtaaaaaggtcccctgctatttgtctataatgtcctctaatgtacttgtaaagtctaatcatgtcccctcgcaagtgccttttgttcagagaaaacaaccccaaccttgtcagtctaccctcataatttaactcttccctccctctaaccagtttaattgcacttagtctctgcactctctccagctcatttatatccctcttaaggactggagtccaaaactgcccccatactccagatgaggcctcaccagggacctataaagaggcagaattatgttttcatcccttgagttaatgccctttttatacaagacaaaactttatttgctttagtagccacagaatgacactgcccagaattagacaacgtgttatctacaaaaacccctagatccttctcatttaaagaaactcccaacacactgccatttagtgtataacttgcatttatattatttttgccaaagtgcataacctgcatttatcaacactgaacctcattttccagtttgctgcccagttttccagtttagacaaatcactgtgcaaagtgacagcatcctgcatggaacctatagttctgcacaatttagtatcatctgcaaaaatagaaacagtactttcaatggccacctccaggtcattaataaacaagttgaaaagcaagggacctagtacagagccctgcggtactccactaacaacactggtccaattagaaaatcttccatttaccaccactctttgtagtctatcttttagccagttctctatctaggtacaaatactatgttccaggccaacattccttaatttaaccagtaaccttctgtgtggcactgtattaaatgctttagcatagtctaagtaaatcacatccactgccatcccagaatcgagggccctgctcaccttctcataaaaagaaattaagttagactgacaagatctattacgcataaaaccatgctggcacaaactcacagtattatgatttgctaaaAAGTCACTTCCTCAAATTTTATCCTCAACACATGACTGTATGACCAGACACAGCTCTAATAATTAAGTTATTAGATCAGCCATAAGTAAGTGATGCTGATGACACCACCATTATGGGTCACCAACAATGATTGCCTAAGGAGAGGAGGGGAGTCCTCTCTCTCAATGTCAGTAAAACTAAAGAGCTGGCCAtggatttaatgaaaaaatgtgtctCACGCTACGATTTACATTGGAGGAGATGCTACAGAGAAGGCCAGCAGCTTCAGGTTCCTTAGGATCACCCTCAGTGATAACCTTAAGTGGACAGAGCACACAGCAGCTGTCATCAACAAGGCTCACCAATGCCTTCACTTTCTCCTGCATCTGAAAAAAATCCCCGATGTCCACCACAGTTCAGTTTCTACTGGTGCATTGTTCAGTCCATCATCACAGCCTGTTTTACATCCTGGTATGGCATCTGCTCCGGACAAGAAAACAAAGCCCTGCAAAGAGTGGTGAAAATGGCTTAGATGATCATCAGCACTCAGTAATGCAGGACATTTAAATGAGAAGATATCTATGAAAGACAGATCGCAACATGAAGGACTCTAGTCATCCTGCACTAACACTTTTGATATATGTCCTCTGGCAGGAGACTCAAGTCAATTCGCACACACACTGATAGATTCAAGGACAGATTTTACCCCAGTGCTGCCAGACTGTATAACTCTCAATAATGTAACAAATGATAACAGACTGTTTACAATGTGCAATAATAATGCTCatacaatgtaatataatgtacaatatatgcTTATCGGTTGTTTCAACACACTTATGTGCAATATTGCTAATATACAATGAAAATGCTAAATACTAATTAACACCGCATTTTACACTTGCACTTTATGATTATGGTCATTTTGATAATACTagctagagtagataggagttgttGTAAGTTCTCTGTATTTAGAAGAAGACAGACCTTTGTGTACCTTTACTCTTTATAGCTAGAGTAACAGAACTTTCTTGTagcttattttatattgtaatgttGTCCTGAGTGTCAATTGTCTGTGAAGAAGGCTGTTAAATTTTGCAATAATTTATTTGGATCCATATTTAACTCAATTTTATTTCCACCCACCCCTATAGGTAGGTTATATACATTATTCTTTTCTATATTCCCTGTGTATTTCCCTACATAAatgatttgtggcaaggccacaaaggcccaggcccaGGGTGGCAAATTTTCAGGGGCCGCATGGCGCCCAGCTGCATTCTAGTTAGTACTGGGGAGCCCCAGCGCTTAGCTGCATTCGTGCATGCACACATTTGTGCAGGGATTGGGGCGTGCATTAAAACAGGAGACACTAGGACCTGTCAGCCTATCAGCCCCAAATGCAGAAATCTGGTCCTGTAAATgataggtatgagatccattatctgtaaacccattatcaagaaatctctgaattatgggacggccatctcccatagactccatttcagttaaatatttcaaattttatgtttttttgttaacaTTTCATCTGTCAAAAAATGGAAAGGTTACTTGATAGCACATATTCTAGCATTACCATATACTAGCAAATCATAGTTACAGAGTTTCCCAGAATGCCATTTATTAAAGACttactttatacatttttatggataacagattgcGCACTGGCTTCAGATTTCAACGTGGACTGTGGATACAGTGGGATTACCCAGGCAGAATGCGAAGGAAAAAACTGCTGCTTCGATTCCACTATCCCTGAATCGAAATGGTGCTTATATAAACCGGCAGAAGGTATTTCAACAGACTATATACGTTTCAACTAATGTTCCACTGAGCACAAGAAGCAGCAGGATATTTTCTGTTTTCATGATGAAAGGTTGATGCAGACCCCAGGGCAAGAGAGCATATAGCATATACTGTTCCAAACAGAAGGTGGGGAGGGGGTCCTTCTAATAGATTatatttgaaatgaaaatttcagtgtaacaaataaaactgggtaactaGAGGCTGCAcaatatagaaaatgttaaaaaggcTAAATGTACTAGATgttgtgtgtagtgatgggcgaattcgctgcgaatttgcgcgattcgccgccagcaaataaattattaaaaattcgccggcgtaaaaaaaaaagaacggaAACGGaatccgtttcgcaaatttttcgctgtttcgcgaatttcacgaatttttcagcaaagcaaaacggcgcaaattcgcccatcactagttgtgtgtAATAGCCAGAATACAATACAACCTCCTTCTAAGTAACCAGTAAGCGACTCGTAGGGGaacacatgggacaaaactgttaagttattttgcttttgatCCTGAGCACACAGGTCAGTTATAATGTACCACATGGCCCCCCCATTCAAGCCCTGTGTAACTAACAGGTTAGAAAGATGTAAAGGAGGAATTTGGTTTCTGTCTATTACATACATTAGATATCTGGTCACTTTGGCCTTTATAGACAGGGTTTGCCCTCATAGGCCCCATCAGCCCAGACCTACTCCCAGTGGCTGCTGTACTCTTGGCCCTTCTCTCTGTtcaataacagaacagaacaagtACATGCTGGTGGGGTTAATTGGGTCAGAGGGGGTTTACAGCCAGGGAGGATGGAGGATGGAATTTCCAGAGTCAGGAGGCCTGATTTGTcagacccagtccgaccctgtttataGATGTCATTTTTGgctaatttattttgcacagtcgaTTTAGCCACGTTTATTTTACACTAAAATACATTTCTCTaacaaacaaatgaatgtaatagTTATTGAGGGTTAATAATCTCTGTAGGATGTATAGAATGCCACAAGGTAACTCCCACAGCTGAAAGTTTGCCTATGGACTGCCTATGCCACTGGCTTCATTAAAAGGCCTTCCATTCCAGTAAATGCTGATGGGATACTAAAGAGTAACTTAAATATTTGAGAAATTGTACATCCtcttaaaattataatttttatacattCTTTGTTTACATGAGATGCAGctattacatttaattttcaaTAGTTAAGgtgatacatatatttatatatacatgtgtgtttgtgtggtataggatcccttatctggaaacccattatccagaaagctccaaattccaaACTCTATTTTAAACAAGTAATTCAAATTGTCTATAGCCTTTCTCAAGACTCTTTTGGTCCCATTACACCTTCCTTTTAAAGCAACAGTCATTTGTAGGTGTGTTTTCTCCCTCATCACCAATCTGCTATAACCCTGAAATAATTTTATATCCCAACATCCAGTACCACCGACTGgcagggttgccacatttttgcTGCATAATAACGGCCTTGGTGGTGAcgaatgatgggcgaatctgtccctttgtacttcactgaaaaaattgcgaaattccgtaaaaatttgtgaaacgccgaaaaattcaaaacgcattgaagtcaatgcccATCAAAATTATATAGaacgcacgacaattttgacacgagttaCAATTTTTGTAagcgtgactcttttgtccaaatgcattaaagtcaatgggcgtctgaaaaattttgacgtgcgacaattttaatgcacaacaaattttgatgcacaacaatccatgcctggctaaatttgcccatcactagtggtggtgTCAGTTGGGGGTGGGACAATGATTCAATGGGGGCGGGTAATGGGTGGGCAGGTGGGGCAATGGCCAGCACAGAGACAGACCTGTATAATAAAGGGTATCAGGCAGCAGAGAGGGTCAGGCATGGGAGGAATTTATAGGGTGTTATAAATTTACTGGCAAGAactgatacatttgtaataacatTCAACAGCTCTGGCAACCCCACCCACTGAACCAATACAAGATCACATGCCAACATCCAGGAGGGGAGGTGATAGATCTTGTTTGCTATTACAGTGACAAACTTTTTGGATTTAAAACAAATTGGTTCTCCTAGATGTCTAAATGAACAATgttgttttaatcttttattgAAAATTACTTAATGGGAAGTCTATTGTTATATTACATTTAACATGATAGTAGTTGAGCTTTGCACATGTCAAATTTAGACCAAACGGGACAAAACAAATGATTCACTGGGTGGCAATGGATGTTGGGATATGATATAATTTTCAGGTAAAAACacacatgttttttgttttaaaggaatgtatTAATAGGGGCCAAAAGAAtcttgagaaaggctctagaCAGGAGGCAGAACATACTGGTGTGATTTAATTAAGTATAGATTTCAAAAGACTGAGGCGTGTGTTTGCTGTGGATactaatttaattttatatatgtgagagagagaatatatatgtatgtgagaccatctcagatttttttctctgcttttttgcACATTTATTACAGCTCCAGCTAAGAAAGCAGAATGTACAGTGGACCCCAGTATAAGAATTGAGTGTGGAGACCCAGGGATTACAGACAAAGACTGCAGGGGGAGCAATTGCTGTTATGATGAAAGTATTCCTGACGTTACATGGTGCTTCCAAAAAGCAGGTACTTTCCATTCTTGAATCGACTGCTGTAAAGGAGAAAGTAGTGGGCTgttttcttaaagtgacagtatacTGATCAGTTATGGGTTtagaatatgaaatatatatatttcagaattGCAGAAAGCCAGTGATACAATGTGACCAATGCGgttttattattaacacatatttataaagtgcagacacattttacagcactgtacaataaatggctgAATAGGCAGCAGAAGAAAGAGATGTGTGAAAACATTAAGCCAGTACATGGGTGATGGATACCGCGGCTAACTATAAGGAAGACAGTTGACCTACActgtcaactagtgatgggcgaatttgcgccgtttcgcttcgccgaaaaattcgagaatttcgcgcgaaattcgtgaaacggcgaaaaattcgcgaaacggcgccggcgcccgtttttgacgccggcgtccgtttttcgaaaaaaaaaatttgcgggcgtttcgcgaatttattcgctgggcgcgaatcgcgcaaattcgctgcgaattcgcgcatggcgaataaatttgcccatcactactgtcaacagtttctcaacagccaatcagagcccactgagcatgtgagtgacagacactttccaagatggtgaccccctgtgacaagtttgaagtcctggatcattgctgctattgacaagctgaaactttaagctggtgcaataaattcagtatgtgaaatatagtatttttatgcataattatttttagggtttagttctcctttaatgcaggaaTGTAACCAGTTGTTAAATGCCATTGATGGTTTTCCTTCTCATATAAAATAAGTAATCAGTTGTCAATAAATAGTTTATATGTTGGTGCTGAACATCAATTTTATATGTAGATTTTATTTATCACTTACCACTTCTAACATTTATAGGAAAACAAAACCTTTACATGCAGCCTTGTATTGTACGTTTACATGGTCATGGTGCTATtaattacagtaggggtacattagcCCCGTATAATCTGTATAATttgtagggattcaccgaatcctggattcagtttgggattcagacaAGATCCAGCCTATTTCgccaggattcagctgaatccaagtgccaggccgaaccgaatccgaatacaaaaaaaaacacttgacaaGCATggtaatcaatatttttttagcgAGTGGTTTACTCCCCCCTCATTTatgtaatttacatattaaaataagggttcggattcagtaCGGTATTTGGATGAATCTTTCACTCGGGAttcagcaaataataaaatagtgaatttataataataatttgtatttgtacatttaAGGTGACTGAAATTTTCTCTACCATTAGTATGGAGTAAACTTGCTCTCTGTATATGCTTTTAGTCTTAGATGTTTGAAATCTGAAGTGCAGTT
Proteins encoded in this region:
- the LOC121399808 gene encoding integumentary mucin A.1-like, translating into MKHPIFYVTVLLVIVGLVQAQDCALASDFNVDCGYSGITQAECEGKNCCFDSTIPESKWCLYKPAEAPAKKAECTVDPSIRIECGDPGITDKDCRGSNCCYDESIPDVTWCFQKAAPTTGRLYTLFFSLFPV